The Syngnathus acus chromosome 2, fSynAcu1.2, whole genome shotgun sequence genomic interval TTGGGAACAGCATGACCCACGATTGTGGGACCAAACACGCGCGCCAAGTTAGCGATGGTCATCTTTGTATCCAAACTCTCGGCCACTCTGAAATATGCATTCACAGACGCTGGGTAATGTGGACttaaacacaaaaaggaaGGAGTATCTGGCAGAAGGCAACTGCTAACCTCTGAAGGTGGAGCATCAAGAATGCCAAAGTGTCTCTATTAGCATGCGGCAGGAGACTGACAGTTTGGTACATCAAGGCAATGCTGTTGTCATCGTCGGAGGCCTCTGAGACAACAAATGGACACCAGAGAAGCAATTGTTACTTGAAGTTGAAGGAGACAACtgcaaataccgtattttccgcactattaggcgcaccggattataaggcgcaccttcaatgaacggcccattttaaaactttgtccatatataaggcgcaccggattataaggcgcataaaatagaagctatactgcaacaaactgaggttgactagggttgcggtatgcatcccctagccaataaccaacgagccctctgtaaacaatcgcgtttctcaaacgatctcctataaaatgatcggaactgactaaagttcgatctaacgcattggtactacttacctatgtttcccttccatatcgatccgtagatttactcgaaactttaacagagcagcctattttgacatgaaatagcctggtacgtatagcagctatcgttatagcattagccatccgcaaagtcccatgagcctcagctcgcgatctcccatgagcctcagcaaagtgtaaacaatcgcgtttctcaaacgatctcctataaaatgatcggaactgactaaagttcgatctaacgcattggtactgcttacctatgtttcccttccatatcgatccgtaaatttactcgaaacattaacggagcagcctattttgaaatgaaatagcctcgcgggtacaacagctattcggtgacgccccctgactacagttgccgtaatgttgggaagcgatgcgaccttgtaatttactagtcgtactaaaacgtactgaaacattttggcagagcactgtgtacaaccagtatggatcaacaaattcatcaattgatccatatataaggcgcactggactataaggcgcactgtcggcttttgagaaaatcttaggtttttaggtgcgccttatagtccggaaaatacggtacatctCAATTTTGAACAATCCTCAGGATGGATGATTTATCTAATGAATCGTATCACAATTCATGTGTTTTGATGCGATGGATTCTAAAAAATTCAATCGTTGGCTCTGCATATTACCGGCGGCTTCCATGAATTGACGGTTCAGGTAAAAGGTGAGGAGAGGGTCCTTGAGGTTGCGAAGGAAGTCCTTGAGGAGGCCGGTGATGGCGTGAATGTCGGCCACCTTGCTTAGCACAGGAACGGTTTTGCCGCGTAGAAACTTCTCTTTCAGCTCCTTCACTGTGCGATCAGCACCGGACAGCCGGTACAGTCCAGTCTAAAAAGAGGTGAGGGGTTCCTTATGATTGTTTAGTTTTGAGCTTGGATACCTACGATCATGAGAGCAAACGACCCATACCTCACGCAGTCCTCGCTGTTCAATCTCTCCAATGCAGAGGACCACGAGAGGGGGGATCTTTGGTGAAACGTCTGGGACGTAATCCGCAAGAACGCCctggacacaaacaacaagaTTCAAATGGCAATTTTTCAGCAatgtcaaaatgaaagcatCTTAAGTCTGTTACATGAAACGATTTCATCACAATGTTGCATGGCAAGCTAAGACCTGTGCGGTTTGCTCTGGCTCACCTCCCCAAATTTTACAGGTGTATTTCCGATGTTGGGGATGCACGGCAGTGGGCATCGGTCCCGACACTCCGGGTGCGCGACCACGCGGCAGTCGCAGCACCTCAAGGCAATCTTGCCAAATTTGATCCTCTTCCCGCAAGGCACGCAGGACTCTGGCTTGATGACCTAGGAAAGCCAAATGACGGGAGTGAAGTGGAGCTTGCTAGTTAAACGACAAAGTCATCGGTGCtctaatgagattttttttttttttttagtccaaGACAGACCTCTGCCACGACCACAAACTAATACTAGTTCAAAACACAATTGCTTCAAAAGCATGTACTCTTACCGTTTTGGAGACAAACTCATGCTGACGAACACCTTTGCTTTTCTGCGGCGTGCTGGgctcatttttcttctccacctcCGGGTTGACAGGCTGCTTGAAAACATCCTCGGACGTGACGGACTCCGAGTCCCACTCCATGGGAGCTGAAGCGGACACAGACGTGATGAGCAACCACGTCTACATAATAGCAGACTCAAATTGTTCATTTGAGCGGAGGCCACTTGGTGAGGGAATACGGTCGTGTTGATGAAgctacaaaaagacaaaatgtcgcAGTGAACCgcagcagcacatttaccagTGTTTCTCCTGCTACGAGTCCAGTAAGGAATCGTCTCGATGGTGGCAACTGCCTCAACAGGTCCGCCGTCTATGGGGACGGTCACTTTGGTCGTGGTCACCAGGCTCTCATTGGCCTGTCAGACAAACAAGAAGAGATACAAACAACATAAAAGCATAACATTAAACATTGAAATGAACATAACTTTGCTGAATGGCACTTATATCACAGTTGTATTAGTtgcttccatttttaaaaaaaagagaataaatTACCCCCTCGTGCACGACAGCTGTTGATCGAGTTCTTTTGGAAACCCCTGCAGGGCCATCCACATGATGCCTTGATGAGCGCTAAAATGAACGTGAAAATTACGTCAATCACATTACGAGCAGAGGGACCGTACCGAAGGACTTGACATACCCTCTTTTGTCGCTTCCTCAGTCGCATTGGCCTCACAGTGGACGTGTCCCAGTCCTATTATGGGCCAAGTACAATTACATGTGACTTGACTGTTAtgggtgatgatgatgatgaaagaCTGAGTTTAGGCATTTCATAAAAGTAGCTTACAAGGGAGTCGTCAGTTTTGTCATAGCTGATATCTGACACGAGTGAGCCCGATTCGTCTATGGTGGTCAACctagacaaagaaaaataaagataaaagtTTAGgttaaaaggcaaaaacagcaacaatggTGAAAGTGAAGAAAGGAAGACGTTTGATTTGCCAGTGGAGTCGTTCTTGAAAATGGCATTGACCACAAAGAGAATACAaacataaacataaaaaaatgtaaattaggatgaacaatatttcaatattatttataaataagtATCCTAACTGTTGGATATAAGTGGTGctccaaaaatacattttgaggGGTAGAGAAGTATTTCAAACTGTTGTAGGATGTCCATCATTGTTTGACAGTGACATATTCATGCCTGCATAAAAACAGACAgcagttaccgtattttccgcactattaggcacaccggattataaggcgcaccttcaatgaacggcccattttaaaactttgtccatatataaagcgcaccggattataaggcgcataaaatagaagctatactgcaacaaactgaggttgactagggttgcggtatgcatccactagccaataaccaacgagccctctgtaaacaa includes:
- the racgap1 gene encoding rac GTPase-activating protein 1, with the translated sequence MENAVQNLQSLYEKIRSQVELLSEGVEPSFILMAQNFEDCRRKWLMAEENLESCKEILTKAETEKSSLEVKLKHARNQVDVEIRRRQKAEADCDKLDRQIQLIRDLLTSEGSSNSIQLSAEQRSALAFLNTHGQGAVAVNTSRRLTTIDESGSLVSDISYDKTDDSLDWDTSTVRPMRLRKRQKRRSSRHHVDGPAGVSKRTRSTAVVHEGANESLVTTTKVTVPIDGGPVEAVATIETIPYWTRSRRNTAPMEWDSESVTSEDVFKQPVNPEVEKKNEPSTPQKSKGVRQHEFVSKTVIKPESCVPCGKRIKFGKIALRCCDCRVVAHPECRDRCPLPCIPNIGNTPVKFGEGVLADYVPDVSPKIPPLVVLCIGEIEQRGLRETGLYRLSGADRTVKELKEKFLRGKTVPVLSKVADIHAITGLLKDFLRNLKDPLLTFYLNRQFMEAAEASDDDNSIALMYQTVSLLPHANRDTLAFLMLHLQRVAESLDTKMTIANLARVFGPTIVGHAVPNPDPMTILHDTKRQPKVVERLLCMPASYWAQFVQSDDEQPRSDHLVIQNSNCYTPDRVTLLGPLTTPEQQMNKTPSSSSLTQRFKSTLTPRFGSKSKSAAALPQGRFFQSPLLK